The segment CGCGTCACCGCGGCAACCCCTATGCGCTGGTGGGCGATGCGGGCGTGCTCACATGCACCTGGCCCAATGGCGGCCCGCCCGAGACGTGGAAGGACAACTGGCAGTTCGCTTATTTCAATACCTGCTTTCAGGGCCTCGAATACCAGCTCGCAGGGCACATGATCTGGGAGAGCGACGCGCAGCCGGACCTTCTGGAGAAGGGTCTGGCGATAACGCGGGCCGTGCATGATCGCTATCGGCCAAAGGCAAGAAATCCCTACAACGAGATCGAGTGCTCGGACCACTACTCCCGCGCCATGTCGGCGTACGGGATATTCCTGGCCTTGTGCGGATACGAGATTGACGGCCCCCGGCAGCATATCGGCTTCAAGCCCCGCCTTGCGCAGGACGGCAATTTCAAGGCGGCGTTCACGGCGCCCGAGGGTTGGGGCAGCTTCGAACAACGGCGCGCCGGAGCCGCGCTGGCCGTGCGGCTGACTGTCAACCACGGCACGCTCAAGCTGCGAACCATGGCGCTGCGCACACGTTCCAATGAGACTGTCGCTAGCGTAGTCACATCAATGGGCCATGCAACGGTAAGCAGCAATGGCCAGGATTGCCTGGTGCGCTTCGACATGCCCATTCGATTGTCGGCCGGCGATACCCTGGAATTGCGCATCCAGTCGTCCGCGCTTGTCGGCGCCTCCCAAACTTATTAGAGTAGTGCAGGTTTAGCGCAATTGTGCTGATCGGTTCGAGGACCCGCGGTTGCCCATGATTACCCGGCGCACAATGCTGAAAGCAGGAATCGGCGCTGCGCTGCCGGCCCTGGCGGCGCCTCGCGCGTGGTCCGGACCGCCGCCGAACATCGTTCTGATACTCGCCGACGACCTGGGTTACGGCGATGTCGGCACGTTCGGCTCGCCGAACATCCGAACGCCCCGCATAGACGCACTCGCCGCCGAGGGGCTGAAGCTGACCTGCATGTATGCGGAGCCGTTCTGCGGCCCCGCGCGCGCGGCGATGATGACCGGCTGCTACCCGATACGCGTGGCCGAACCCGGCAATACGAAGAGCCGCCACACGGTGCTTCACGACCGTGAGATCACGCTTGCCGAGGTCCTGCGGCCGGCCGGGTATACCAGCGCAATGATCGGCAAATGGGGGCTGGGCGGCCACTCGAACAACCGCTGGAAAGCCGAACTTCTGCCGCCGTCGCAGGGATTCGACGTTCACTTCGGCACGCCCGCGAGCAACGACTGGCCCGAGGATATCGTCCTGCTGCGCGACGGGCGGATGATCGAAAAGGCGCCCGATCAGGCGGCGCTGCCGAAGCGTTATGCCGACGAAACCATCGAATTCATCAGGAGCAGCGCGGACAAGCCGTTCTTCGTGTACTTCTGCCCGAACATGCCCCATGTCGCGCTGGATGCATCCGCAGAATTCCGCGGAGGATCGCCCCGCGGACTCTACGGCGACACCATCGAGGAACTGGATTTCCATGTCGGCCGGATCGTCGACGAGGTCGCGCGGCTGGGCCTGGCGGACAACACCTACGTCGTGTTTACCAGCGACAATGGCCCCTGGATCGTCAAGCGCGAAGACGGCGGTTCGGCGGGCCCATTCCGCAGCGGCAAGGCGTCCGCCTGGGAAGGAGGGTTCCGCGTACCCTGCGTAATCTGGGCCCCCGGCAGGATCGCACCCGGTCGAACCAGTTCCGAGATCATGGGGTTGCAGGATTTCTTCCCCACTTTCGCCGCCTTGGCGAACGCGGCGATTCCCTCGGACCGGGTCATTGACGGGCTGGACAGCAGCGGTTTCATCAACGGCGATTCCGAGCGCAGCCTGCGCAATGACTTTGCCTACTTCCTGTGGACCCATCTCCAGGCCGTGCGGCAGGGCAGGTGGAAGCTCCATCTTCCGCGCCCCCGGGACCCCGATTGGGTGGCGCCGCTGACGCCGTCGGATCATATAGACCCCGAAGACGCGGCGGCGATCGAAAGTCCCATGCTTTTTGATCTCAGGAGCGACTTCGGCGAACGCTACGACCTGTCCCGGGAGCATCCGGACATCGTGGCCAATCTGCTCGGTTTCGCCGAGTCCGTTCGCGCGGACATGGGCGATTACGATCGCCTGGGACGCAATGTCCGCCTCTTCGATCCTCTCGATAAGCGCCCGGACGCACCGATGCGCGTTCCCTACTGATCCCCCATTGCGATGCCCCCCAGGCAGGCTCATCAGCAAAGCAAAGGCGCAGGTTTCAGCCGCCGGGAAGTCGTTGCGGCCGCCGTCGCGGCGCCGCTGGCCGCGACGGCCGCACCAGGTGGCGCCGATGCCGCCTTCGATCCACCGAATCGCGCCGCCGGGCAGCTCCGCACCAATCCCGCCGCGGTCGAGACGACCGCCGGAAAGCTCCGGGGATACGAGAGCGGCGGCGTGGCCATCTACAAGGGCGTGCCCTACGCGGACCCGCCGGTGGGCAATTTCCGCTTTGCCCGGGCCCCGGCCCTGACACCCTGGACCGGGATCCGCCGGGCATTGAACTACGGCCCGGTATGCCCCGTGATCCCGGAGGACAGCCGCGACCGCGCCCACGACGTGTTCCGGTTTCTCGCACCGAACGGACAGCCCAGCGATGCGATGGAAGACTGTTTGCGCCTGAACATCTGGACCCCGGTCGCCCGCGAAACCAGGAGGCCCGTGATGGTGTGGCTGCACCCCGGGGGCTTTCGCAGGGGCAGCAGCCAGGAATTCCTGAGTTGCGACGGGGAAAACCTCGCCCGGCGCCGGAACGTGGTGGTGGTGAGCCTCAATCACCGCATCGACGCGCTGGGATACACGGATTTCTATACCGATATGGGTGAATCGTTCTCCGAGTCGCCGGCCGCCGGAATCCTGGACCTGGTCGACGCGCTGAAATGGCTGCGCGCCAACATCGAGAGATTTGGCGGTGACGCCGACAACATCACCCTCTTCGGCCAGTCCGGAGGCGGTTACAAGATCAGCGTCCTGCTGGCCATGCCCGAGGCGTCCGGATTGTTTCACCGGGCGGTCATTCAAAGCGGTGCACGTCTTGAGGTGCACGACCAGGAAACCGCATCCAGGCTCACCCGGGAAATCCTGCGCGTCCTCGATCTGCCGCCCGGCGCGGGATCGGTGCGCAGGCTCAGGGAACTGTCGGTCGGAGAGTTCCTGCGGGCCGCGAAGGCGGCAAGCGACGCGGTCCGGGTGCAAGGGATCGAGACGTCCCGCTGGGCGGGGCGCTCCTGGCGCTACCAGCCCACCGCGGGGACGCCGTTTCTTCCTCACCAGCCCGGCTCGACCGCGGCCATGTCCGAAGCCGCGAACATTCCGCTCATCTGCGGCAGCACGCGCAACGAAATCTCGCCCAGCGGAAACAATCCGCATCTTGAGGGATTGTCCTGGTCGGGACTGAAGGAAGAGCTGGAACCGGAACTGCACGGCCGGACGGATGCCGCCATCGAGGCGGCGCGAAAGACCGATGCCGAATGGCGGCCGGTCGATGTGCTGTCGGTGCTTTTGACCCGCAGGTTCCGGCTGTCCGCCGTCGAGTATTGCAACCGCGCCAGCGCCGTACAGGACCGCAGGGTATTCAACTACCTGTTCGACTGGCGCACCGACCTGTTCGACGGGCGCCCGCGCGCCTACCACACCAGCGATATCGCCTTCGTGTTCGCCAACACGGAGAGGGTTGCCGAACAGACCGGCGGCGGGGAGCGGCCACGCGCACTGTCCGAGTTGATGACCCGTTACTGGTCGCAGTTCGCTGCGGGGGGCGACCCGAATGCTCCGGGATTGCCAGATTGGCCACAGTACGGCGCCGCTACCAGACCCACCATGATTTTCGACGATGTCAGCGGGGTCCGTAACAATCCGGATGCGGAAATCGTCGACCTGTTTCTGTAGGCGGCAGCGAAGGAGGATTGCATATGTCGATTGCGCGAAAAGAAATTGTCGCAAGGCTGCAAGGGCAGATCAGCGCCGGCAGGCCGATTGTCGGCTGCGGCGCCGGAACGGGGATCTCGGCAAAGTTTGCGGAGGCCGGCGGCGCCGATCTGATCATCATCTACAACTCCGGGCGCTACCGCATGGCCGGCCGGGGTTCGCTGGCGGGCCTGATGCCGTATGGGGATGCCAACGCGATCGTGGTCGAAATGGCGGCCGAAGTGCTTACCGTGGTGCGGGACACGCCCGTGCTGGCCGGCGTCTGCGGCACGGACCCGTTCAGGAACATGCCGCTGTTCCTGCGCCAGCTCAAGGACATGGGGTTTGCCGGCGTTCAGAACTTCCCCACGGTGGGGCTGATAGACGGCAACTTCCGGGCCAACCTGGAAGGCACCGGAATGGGGTATGACAAGGAAGTGGAAATGATCTCGCAGGCCCATGACCTGGACCTGTTCACTTCGCCGTACGTTTTCAATGCCGATGAAGCCCGGGCGATGACCGAAGCGGGCGCCGACCAGCTGGTGGCGCATCTCGGCCTCACCACGGCGGGAAGCATCGGCGCCACTGTGGCGAGCACGCTGGAAGATTCCGTACGCAAAGTCATGGAAATCGCGGTAGCCGGCCGAAGCGTGCGAGAAGACGTCATTGTGATCGCGCACGGAGGACCGCTGGACGAGCCTGACGCCGTCGGCGCCGCCCTGCGCATGCTTCCCGGAATCAATGGGTTTTTCGGCGCTTCCAGCATCGAAAGGCTGCCTACCGAGCGGGCCATCTCCGGCCAGGTCGAGGCCTTCAAGAATCTCCCTCTGGCCGATTGACCCCCCAACCCTACAAAACAAAGGAAACAACTATGTCATTCATCAAGCACTTCAGGATCGCGCTATCCCTCGTGTTGCTGGTCCCGTTCGCGCCCGGGTTTGCCGAAGACAATCAAACCAGGATCGTAATCCTTGGCGCAAGAACCAGTCAGGGGCATGGCGTACATGAGTTCTTCTCGGGCGTACGCGCGCTGGAAACCATGATCACGGAATCCGGCTCGTTTGAAAAAGGGACGGAACTCCACGTCGAGGCCTTTCCGTTCGGATGGACCGAAGAAACGTCTCTGGACGGGGCGACAACGCTGGTGATGTACTTCGACGGCCGGCGGGAAAACCCTCTTCAGGACGCTGCCGTACGCTCCGCGGTCAGCCGCTTCGTGTCCGATGGGGGGTCGCTGGTGTCGGTCCATCATGCGGCCTTCACCGATGACGAGGCGCTGCGCCCCTCGCTCAAGAGCTGGTTCGGCGGCACCCTCCCCGCCGACGGCGGGCTGGCGCATGCGTTTTTCTCGGTAAGCGCCACGGAAAACGATCATCCCGCAGGCCGGGGCGTCGGGAAAATCGCTTACGTTGACGAAGCCTATCCGCCGCTGGACTTCGACAATGAATCCGGCCGGGTACGGCCAGTTGTAACCGGAAAGATCGTGCCCCTCTCAGGCGCGGCGAATGCAAAAGCGCCGGAGCCGCGCCAGGGAGTGGCCGCCTGGGCCTACGAACGGGCCGATGGCGGACGCTCGTTTACCTTTACGGGCGGCAACGAACTGTCCGCTTTCGACGTGCCGAGGGTACGCACCCTGCTGCTGAATGGAATCGCCTGGGCAAGCCGCGTCGAGATTCCGGAAACAGGCGTACCAACGCGCGCCGACCCGGCGCTCGCGGCGAAATTGCTCAATCCACGGCATGGAAAAGACCCGTTCACGGTGTCCGCAATGATGACGGCCGAGGAATACTCCGTGATGCAACTCGATTGGGGGCGAATCGACTGGCACGTCACGGGGCCCATGGGCAATACGGATGTTCTTACTACCGGAATCGCTATCGTCGACGTCGGCAAATCCAACCCCAGGCACTACCATCCCAATTGCGATGAAGTGCTGCATGTGGTCGAGGGCCATATCCTGCACACGATGGACGACGTCACGGTGGAGATGAAGGCCGGAGATACGGTCAGCATTCCCAAGGGCGTCTATCACAACGCAACGAACATCGGCGATACCAAGGCTGTGCTCGCCATCAGCTTCGACTCGGCGTGGCGGGAAGTCATCGGCGAATAGCCGTGCACGACGACCGCCGGCGTGTCCGCTCCCGTTCCGGCCGCCTGCCGGGGCCATCCGGTTTCTTCCTTTTTCCGGGCGCGCTATTGCTGGCCTTCCTCCTGGCCTGGCCGGCGGCGGGCCGGCCGGAGCCGAAATCTGCTACGAAGGAACCCGCGGACCCCGGAGAAATCTCTCTGTTCGACGGCAAGTCCCTCGATGGCTGGTCGGGCGACAGCCGGTACTGGTCCGTGATCGACGGCGCGATCACGGGCCGCACGGACATCCCGCTCGAGGAAAACACCTACCTGATTCGGGAAGGGACGTTTTCCGATTTCGAAGCCCGGCTCAAGTACCGCTTTCTTACCGAAATCGGCAATTCCGGCCTGCAATACCGGGGCCGCGGGATAGAAGGAAAACCGTTTGTCGTTCGCGGCTACCAGGCAAACATCGTGACCACGCACGCAGACCGGACCTTTGCCATGCTGTGGGAGGACGAGGCGCGTGAACTGCTTGCGCTGTACGGGGAAACGGTCGAAATCTTCGCCGCCGCGAACCCGTCAGGGGAAACCTTCGAGCGACGGGTCACCGGCACAGTGAACTCAAAGGCCGAAATCATGGCCGCTGCAAGACACTATCCCGAGTGGAACGAACACATCGTGATCGCCTACGGCAACCGCCTCATTCACGCGCTCAATGGCATGGTGACGCTGGAGGCAATCGACAACGACGAGGCCAGCCGCTCGCTGGCGGGCGCTTTTGCGCTGCAGATACACCGGGACATGGCCATGGCAGTGCAATTCAAGGACATCACGGTCCGGGAACTCAAGACGGAGCCGGACATTGCGCAGCGGTTCGTCCGCCGGCACACGACACGGCACGCGAATTCATCCGACGCATCTCCCTGAAGGCGTGGGCATCCTGCCGCTGAGCATTCAGGAGGTCCCGGTCAGTCCCCGACACCGTACGTGGACTTGAGATGCCGAATGACGGATGCCAGCTCCGCATCGGACAAGGGTCTTTCCCAGAACAGCATGCGCGCGATTTCGCCGTTGAACGCTTCCTTGCCTGGATGATCCAGAGCCTCCCGTTCCTGTCCGATCGCCAGTTTTGACGGGTCGGCTTCCGGGACGACCACAAACGTGTCCCTGTCCACCGCCGTGGGCTGATCGACGAACAGTTCCGCCATCACGGCGCCCCTGCCCGCCCCCAGGCGGCCCGCCACGACGTGGAAACGGCCTTCCTCGAGCCTCGGCCCCGTGAGCTTGGGGTTGTCCCGGTTCCACGTTCCGAACGACCTGGAATTGCGGGGGTTCATGCTCACCGCATTGTCGTCGTCGAATCCCGCCCATACGCCCTCGAACTCGGGGCCGTTCTTGAGATTTCCGAAGAAAGCGTTGACGTCCTTGTAGGGGGCGCGCGTGGGAACCTGCCGGTGGCCGGCGATCACCGCCGCCCAGGTAAACCCGCTGCCCGTGGTCAGATGATCCAGCGCATCCTCGGCGCTGTTGACCAGTTCGTCCTCGTCGAAGACGATGGCGTGATGCCCGTTGAGTTCCGCCACGGGCCCGCGAAGAGCGGGCCTGCCGCCGGGACGGAAGTTGCGGAAATAAATGATCTTCCCGCCCTTCACCTGGTTGCCCCATGCGGACACTTCGCCCATCCTGTGGCCCTCGCCGGCCAGGTCGGGGCGGGTTTCCAGCGTCACGTCCCGGTCCGCGTCCAGGTCCACCAGCAGTCCCGCTGCCGGGATGGCGCCGTTACCGGCTTCCCGCAGCGACGGCTCCTGGCCGCCCGTAACGGTGCAGGCCGTCAACAGCAGGGCCAGCAGGCAGGCGCAGGCGCGGGCGAGGGTTCTTATCCCAGGGACCGAAATTGGCGCAGCGCCTCCCGGGTAAACACGTCGTCGTTGATGTGTGCGTCCACCTCGACCAGTTTGCGGTTCGGCGCGTTTGTCCAGCCGGTGCGTATCGAGTCGAACAAAGCCTCGTCGGCCTCCGGGTCATGGAACGGCTGATCCTCCTTGTCTATCGCGGAAACCCCCTTGAGCGGGAGCAGAAAACGCACGGGCCCTGTCATCCGATTGACTCTTCCCACGATCCATGCGCCGATGGCCTCGTTCTCCTCGGCAGTCGTGCGCATCAGGGTGATCTGCGGGTTGTGAACATGAAGCCGCCTCGATTGAAATTTCTCCGGTACCGTCTCGCGGGCGCCGAAATTGACCATATCGACAGCGCCCACCGACCCCACGTACGGGACCCCGGTGCGGATCACCGCGCCGAAGCGGTCCGGCGTGCAGGGAAGAACGCCGCCCACCAGGTAATCGCACACCTCGGTCGTTGTGATGTCGAAGACGCCCCCCAGCAAGCCCGAATCGACGAGTTTTTCCATCGACTGGCCGCCGGTCCCCGTAGCATGGAAGACGAAGCACTCGAAATCCGCCTCCAGCGCCGAGCGTATGGCCGTGATGCACGGCGTCGTCACCCCGAACATCGTAAAACCGAGTGCGGGTCGCGCGGATTCGCCAGATTCCACACTGTTGAGCGCCATCCCGGCCGCTGCGTACGCCGCGTTGGCGATGACCTGCCGGGATATGGCGTTCAGGCCTGCAATATCCACGACCGAGTACATCATCGCGATATCGTTGGGACCCACGTAAGCCGATACATCGCCGGAAGCCATGGTCGAGACCATGATCTTCGGCACCCCCACGGGAAGCGCGCGCATGGCCGCCGTTACGATGGCGGTGTTGCCCGACCCGCCGAGCCCGAGCACGGCGCCGATGTCGTCGCGGGACACCAGGTAGTTGGACAATGCCTCGCCCATCGCCGCGACGGCTGTGCCCCGATCTGACTGGCCCAGCACCGCGGATTCGCCGCCCGGGTGACATCGGGCGACGTCCCCGGCGGGAACGTCCGCGGCATCCGATGGGGACCCTGTCGAAACGTCCACCAGAAGTGCGGCTGCTCCGGCTGACTGCAGGCATTCGCCCGCGTACGTAAGTTCCGCTTCCTTAGTGTCAAAGGTGCCAATTACATAGACTTTGGCCATGGTTCACTGCGTTCCGGCTGAAGGATTCCGGCACCCGAAATTCCAAACGCTCCCCGCCCACAAATTATATCGTTCCGGCCACAGGCTGCTACTGCCAGACATTGCGGCCATTAACCCAATGCGTTAATTTCCGGGCGCGCGGCGATTCGGGGCGCAATGGAAATTGAAGTGACGGACTATTAGTGAGGGACGGATCATGAACGGCGTAGACGCGATTCATCCAGGTGAACACCTGGCCGAGATTCTTGGCGAACTCGGAATCAGCCAGTATCGCCTGGCAAAAGCCATTGCTGCGCCCCCGCGGCGGATCAATGAAATTGTGCACGGGCGACGGTCCATTACGGCGGACACTGCCCTGCGTATCGGACGGGCGCTGAACATGACGCCGGAATACTGGCTCAACCTGCAGAAGATCTACGATCTCGACCGGGCCCGCGCAGGCAGCAATCTGGACCAGATCGAACCACTGGCGGCGGCCGGCTGAAGGGCGAACCTCGCTGCCTTGCAGCGAAGCGCTTTGCGGTTCAGGCGGGCAGGCGTGAGTCGAGGAAGCGGGTGACGGCGGCGTTGAACTGCGCCGGGAACTCCAGGAACATCATGTGGGCGCCGAGCACACACAATTCGATCTGCGGCGCGTTGGTTTCGATCCAGCGCCGGGCGGCTTGCCCATGCTCTTCCTTGACGACGTGCAGCACCGGCAGGCGGGCCGCTGCCTCCCTGGCAACCTCCGAGTAGTCGCTGCGATTCACTTCCCGCAGCAACAGCGAGGCGGCGGGTTGCGGGGTGCTCATGGAGCTGGCGACGAATTCCTCGACAAACGCCGCGTCGGCGGGCGGGTTGAGAAACATGGTCGGCGCGGCCATTCTTGCGAACTCCTCCCTTTGCGGCGAGGCCATGAACTGCTCGAATTGCGCCAGTTGCTCGCGGGAGTTGATACCCCACTCGGAGGGCGTTTCCCAGGCCGCTTTGGGTGGTTGGTCGATATTGACAAACGCGCTGACGTTCCCGTATCCGAACTGCTCGAAATAGGAGTAGGCGGTGCAGGCGCCGGCCGACCAGCCGAGCAGCACGACATCCTTGAGTTCCAGCTCGTCCAGGAACGCCGCCAAGTCCGCCCCGTGCTGCCGGTAATCGTGTCCGGTTTCAGTCCGGGTCGACTTTCCGTGGCTGCGCGGGTCGTACGCAATCGCCCGAAAATCCACCGACAGCGGCCCGAGGTTCTCCCTGAAAGCTCCCGTATCCATGGTCCAGCCCGGAATGAACACCAGGGGCCGGCCCTGCCCCTGGGACACATAGTGAATCGTCAGTTCGTCGGAAATCCTGGCAAAGCCATGCATGTCTACTCGGCGCTGTCCCGGGCATCGATCTCGACGCCGTTATACACGAGTCGCGTTGACCAGGGGATGGGATTGCGCAGCGCATGGTGGGCCATGCACGAGCTCTCGGCTTCCTCCAGCAGGGCCTGGATCCTTTCCGGCGGCTCGGGGCTGTCGATGATCACGTGCGTCTCAACCTTTTCGGTCTCGCCCGTGGTGCGGTGGCCGAGTTCGCGCATGGTCCCCAGCGTGGTCATGAACCGCACCCGCTGCTCCAGGCGCATCGACGTGACCTCGATCTTGCGCGTGTTGAGGATGTCGGTCATGTGCGTCATCAGGCAGAAGCCGATGCCGGCGGTGAAGAACGCCAGCGGCGGCGGAGCCTGGTCGTCGCCGACCGGGGGCTGCTCGTCGCAATACAGCGTGACCGGGCTGAAGCCGGGAATGTTCACCTGCACGGTGCCGGTCTTCTGCTGCTTGCCGTGCGCTTCGGCCACCATGTTGACCTCGAACCGCAGCGGCTCCGGAGGGCGGGACTTTCTGAAGGGCCCGGCCTCGAACTGTTCGGGAACCGGGGTCTGATCGGCCTGTTCGCCGACGAAATAGTGCTGGGAGTGAAATTTCATAACGCGGCAAGTCTAAGCGGGCAAGTGGGTATTCAGAAAACCGGAGACCACGGCATTGAACTCCTCCGGGTACTCCCAGAACATCATGTGCGCACCCAGTGCGTGAAGTTCGGCTGTCGGCGTGTTGGATTCGATCCAGTTCGCCGCGGATGCGGACGCGCGCTCGCTGACAATCTGCAGCACGGGCACTTGTTCGGCCACGTCCCGGGCGACCTGGGAATAATCGCAAAGATTGCCGTCGGCGAGCAGCAGCGCGGCGATGTGCGGCGCCGTGGCGAGCGAGCGGGATACGACCTCCGCGACGAACTCCTCGGCCGCGGGCTCGATGAGGAAGCCATGCGATGCCATCATTCGCACCATGGCCGAATGGTCCGGCGCGGTGACGCCGGCCTGCATTCGCCGCACATTCTCGCGCAGGTCGATGCCCCAGTCGGATTCGCTGTCCTTTACCGGCCGGGGCGACATGTCGATGCCGACAAAGGCGCTCACGTTGTCGCATCCGAACTGCTCGAAATAGGCATAGGCGGCCAGGGCGCCGGTTGACCAGCCGAGCAGCACCACCTCCTCAAGGCCGAGTTCGCGGATGAAGTCGGCCAAATCCTGCCCATGCTGGGTGTAGTGGTTGCCGCATTCAAGCCGGGATGACCGGCCCTGGCTGCGTGGGTCGTAGGCAATGGCCCGGAACCGTTGCGACAGGGGCGACAGGTTCCTGCTGAACGCTTCCAGCGTCATGGTCCAGCCGGGGATGAAGATGAGCGGTCGGCCCCGGCCCAGCGCTGCGTAATGAATTCTCAACTCGTCGGAGAGCTGCGCGTATCCGTGCATACGTGACCCCCTCGGCTTGAGACAGACGTCGCGAGAAGATGTTCGCCGCCGCCGGCCCTCAGAACCTCAGTCCCACGCGCACGCCCCAGGTTCTGGGCGGCGCATACGCGCGTTCGCACTGCTGGACCGGCACGCCCATCTGGCGAAAATCGAAGCACTCCATGTAGGTGGCCACGTCTTCGTCCTCGACATTGCGCACATAGGCCTCGGCGTACCAGTTCCGGCCCGCGGATTCGTAATAGAGGCTGAGGTCCGTCTTTGTGAACGACTCGCGCTTCTCGAAGTCCCGGTTCAGCACCGCCAGATAGGCTTCGGATTCGGCGTGGAACTGCAAGCGAGGGGTCAGGGTTCCGCCGTTGAACTGCCAGACCACCGGTTCCAGCATGATGGAGGCCGTGAATTCCGGCGCGCGGGTCAGTTGGTTGCCGCTGGCGTTCAGCGACTGGGAGCCCACGATCAGCGGGTCGTCGACGCCGGTGAAGTCGTCGAATTCGGTGCTGAGATAGCCGAAGGAGAACACGCCGCGCCCCGATTCTCCGAACAGCGCTTCGGCCTCCACCTCCAGGCCCCATACGGACGCATCCGATGCATTGACGGTCTGGTTGGTGATCGTTCCGGCTTCATTCGTGAATGTCTGGCCGAGCTGCAGGTCCTTGTAGTCGTAGGCGAAAGCGGCGATGTTGAACCGCGCCCGGCCGTTTTCGGTCGTCATCTTCCAGCCGCCCTCGATGGCCGTTACCGTCTCCGGGTTATAGACAACCAGCGGCGCGCCGGGCCGCGCCTGACTGCCGCGGTTGTAACCGCCCGCCTTGAAGCCCGTGCTTGCATAGGCATAAAGCATGGAATTCTCGGTCACGTCATAGTCGAACCCGAGTTTCCAGGTCGTTTCTTTCCACTCGGGGTTGGCGATCTGCGGGGCGAGGAAGAACGTGGGCCCGTTGGCGATCCCCACGGTCTGGAAGCTGCCGGTCGCCGTATCGGCAGTCATCCCCAGATCGCCCGCATGCCCGCCCTTGTCCTTCTCGTCACTGGTGTAGCGCAGTCCAGCGGTCCAGCGCAGCCGGTCGTTGACCTGGTAGGTGGTGTGGAGAAAGGCCGCGGCGCTCTCATTGGTGAGGCCCTGGTCGACAAAGCGCACCCGGAAGGTCGGCCCGAAAATGAAGTGCGTCAATCCCACCACGAAATCGCCGTCAATCTCCTCGTCCAGCAGATAGACCCCGGCGATGTACTGAAAGGCTCCGTCGCCGGTCGATGTCACCCGCGCTTCGTGGGTCCAGGTGGTCGATTCCGTCGTTTCCTGGACAAAGGACTGGATCGATGGCTCCGCCGTGAAATCGGCATCGGCCAGAAAGTCCCGCTCGTGATTGCGGTAGGCGGCCAGGTAGGTGAAATCCATGGCCGCTAAGCTGTGATTGAGTTCGAGACGGAAATTGCTGTCGCTGCTGTCGCGGTAGCCCTGCGTATCGATGGGGTTCACTCCTGCCGGATCGGATGACAAAAGGCCGGTGCTGTCGTTCGGAAACGTGGCGAACGAAGCCACGCCTCCCACTCCGCCGCGCTCGTAGGACTCGCCCGTGAGCAGAACCGACGTGTTCTCCCCGGCCTGGAAGGCTAGATGCACGCGCACGCCCAGCTCATC is part of the Gammaproteobacteria bacterium genome and harbors:
- a CDS encoding alpha/beta hydrolase, whose translation is MHGFARISDELTIHYVSQGQGRPLVFIPGWTMDTGAFRENLGPLSVDFRAIAYDPRSHGKSTRTETGHDYRQHGADLAAFLDELELKDVVLLGWSAGACTAYSYFEQFGYGNVSAFVNIDQPPKAAWETPSEWGINSREQLAQFEQFMASPQREEFARMAAPTMFLNPPADAAFVEEFVASSMSTPQPAASLLLREVNRSDYSEVAREAAARLPVLHVVKEEHGQAARRWIETNAPQIELCVLGAHMMFLEFPAQFNAAVTRFLDSRLPA
- a CDS encoding OsmC family protein, coding for MKFHSQHYFVGEQADQTPVPEQFEAGPFRKSRPPEPLRFEVNMVAEAHGKQQKTGTVQVNIPGFSPVTLYCDEQPPVGDDQAPPPLAFFTAGIGFCLMTHMTDILNTRKIEVTSMRLEQRVRFMTTLGTMRELGHRTTGETEKVETHVIIDSPEPPERIQALLEEAESSCMAHHALRNPIPWSTRLVYNGVEIDARDSAE
- a CDS encoding UPF0261 family protein — encoded protein: MAKVYVIGTFDTKEAELTYAGECLQSAGAAALLVDVSTGSPSDAADVPAGDVARCHPGGESAVLGQSDRGTAVAAMGEALSNYLVSRDDIGAVLGLGGSGNTAIVTAAMRALPVGVPKIMVSTMASGDVSAYVGPNDIAMMYSVVDIAGLNAISRQVIANAAYAAAGMALNSVESGESARPALGFTMFGVTTPCITAIRSALEADFECFVFHATGTGGQSMEKLVDSGLLGGVFDITTTEVCDYLVGGVLPCTPDRFGAVIRTGVPYVGSVGAVDMVNFGARETVPEKFQSRRLHVHNPQITLMRTTAEENEAIGAWIVGRVNRMTGPVRFLLPLKGVSAIDKEDQPFHDPEADEALFDSIRTGWTNAPNRKLVEVDAHINDDVFTREALRQFRSLG
- a CDS encoding TonB-dependent receptor — its product is MQAMGAIVTIAPTVRSTSILLACGLLLSATALSQEVLEEIVVTAQKRETTLQSEPLAVSAFSGEEIARAGGEDANVLGYVVPNLHVGEETNRDGLSITIRGVSGTDVRNAADPTTAFHVDGSYVPRLSGPQAYFYDVERIEVLRGPQGTLYGRNSTAGVVNVVTRKPDYDAFAGLAEVTAGDYGLVRFNGVLNVPLSDRAAARIAVMSNDRDGYRENAPSEDGDDADELGVRVHLAFQAGENTSVLLTGESYERGGVGGVASFATFPNDSTGLLSSDPAGVNPIDTQGYRDSSDSNFRLELNHSLAAMDFTYLAAYRNHERDFLADADFTAEPSIQSFVQETTESTTWTHEARVTSTGDGAFQYIAGVYLLDEEIDGDFVVGLTHFIFGPTFRVRFVDQGLTNESAAAFLHTTYQVNDRLRWTAGLRYTSDEKDKGGHAGDLGMTADTATGSFQTVGIANGPTFFLAPQIANPEWKETTWKLGFDYDVTENSMLYAYASTGFKAGGYNRGSQARPGAPLVVYNPETVTAIEGGWKMTTENGRARFNIAAFAYDYKDLQLGQTFTNEAGTITNQTVNASDASVWGLEVEAEALFGESGRGVFSFGYLSTEFDDFTGVDDPLIVGSQSLNASGNQLTRAPEFTASIMLEPVVWQFNGGTLTPRLQFHAESEAYLAVLNRDFEKRESFTKTDLSLYYESAGRNWYAEAYVRNVEDEDVATYMECFDFRQMGVPVQQCERAYAPPRTWGVRVGLRF
- a CDS encoding alpha/beta hydrolase; translation: MHGYAQLSDELRIHYAALGRGRPLIFIPGWTMTLEAFSRNLSPLSQRFRAIAYDPRSQGRSSRLECGNHYTQHGQDLADFIRELGLEEVVLLGWSTGALAAYAYFEQFGCDNVSAFVGIDMSPRPVKDSESDWGIDLRENVRRMQAGVTAPDHSAMVRMMASHGFLIEPAAEEFVAEVVSRSLATAPHIAALLLADGNLCDYSQVARDVAEQVPVLQIVSERASASAANWIESNTPTAELHALGAHMMFWEYPEEFNAVVSGFLNTHLPA
- a CDS encoding HigA family addiction module antidote protein, coding for MNGVDAIHPGEHLAEILGELGISQYRLAKAIAAPPRRINEIVHGRRSITADTALRIGRALNMTPEYWLNLQKIYDLDRARAGSNLDQIEPLAAAG